TCCTGAAGGTTCGGCGGGGTTAGAGCCCCGAAACTGGCATTATGAGGTTCCCTCGGGATTGGGAGCTGGGAGACATACCATTTCCCTATCTGCGAACGAGGTGGAAGCCGCGATCAGACTTACTTTTCATGGAGAAAAGCCAGGCCAAGTTGAACTTTTGCCCGGGCTTATAGTTGCAGTTGAGTCAGAGTAGATATATTCGTCATCTGTATTTAGCCCTGGGAATGGACTGTCTGAACTGgtagatttataaatttctttcAAAGTTGTTCAGGAGAAATTACATAATTCCGAGACAAGAACGGTAATCGGTAATATAACACGGACAAGTTCATTAGTGtagatattattactacttaCATAAATGCAACTGGTTCCTTAAGCTTTTTGTGGCCCATCAATCCTACACACATAGGGCGGGGACTTAATCTGCCCTAAGATACTACCTCTTGCAAGCAATTTAGATTTTACACTCTACCAGCCAAGACATCTCAAGCGACTCGTCATGTCAAAGATAGACCAATTCCATATCCGCAGCGCAAGCCTAGCGCCCGTCGATGCCCAATTTATCATCGCAGCCTTTGATTCCACGCACCCATATCTGGCTTCCATCGAGGCCAGTTAAGCAAGGTCACAGCCATCTAGACAGGTAATGGCCTGCCATGTGTTACAAGATATCCTGTCGCTGCAGTATCTTAAAAGATGGCCAGTTGGGTGTCTCCCCCTTTAAGGTAAACCGCCAAGGGGCGATTGGACGGTTTGAATCCCACACTCCAGACAGCATCTGCTCCGGCCACAAGTGTCCTACTTGTGCCGGATTCATGAGGGACTAAAGACACTGAACCATTCGTGTTGCCAACGAGGATATTTTCACCATCTGCCGCCAACGAAATGACACTCccgtctttctcttcggcgATAGTCCGACCCGAAGCATTACTTAAAGACCACACCTTCACCGTTCCAGCATTATCAGCAGAGATGAGAGTATCCCCCTGTAAGAATAACCGGGTGACAGCCCCGCTGTGGCCCGAAAGAACTCCCAGACAAGCCCTGGATCCCTTGTTAGTTCACTATCACGCCGGCTAATAAACAACGAGACAACAAACCCTGAGCGTGGATCCCAAACGCGGATAGTCGAATCCAAACTGCCTGTAACGATCCGAGACCCATCAAAGCATAAAGCAAACAGTGTCCCTGTATGTCCTTTGAGCACACGGAGACATTGTCCGGTGTAGATATCCCAAACCCGCGATTCCCCGTCATAACCTGCTGAAACAAGAACTCCGCCGTGCACCTTAAGACATCGTACTGTTTTCGCGTGCCCTTTCAGAACCAACTTTGGATCAGTTGCATCAGAGTCCAAGTCCCAGAGGCAGATGGTCGAGTCGCGACTACCGGAGATGAGCGTGGTATCATCCACTATCAGGAGACTGCGGACAGTTGCGGTATGACCCTTCAGTGAGCGAATGACTGACCTAGACAACATTAGCGATCTTTATCTGTGAAGCTCGACACGGAGCTAGTCACATCGTCTGTATATTCCATATCCGGACCACCCCCTCTGTTCCACCCGTTACTAAGAGATTCTTATCTTCATGTAACGCGAGAGACCAAGTGatatttcctctctcttgCAGCATAATTAGGGAATTATCGGCAAAATTGAATAGGTAGAGTGCAACCTCCTTTGCGATCACAAAGTACTTAGTGCCCATCTCGCACGCGGTCACGGCCAGGCCATCGCGTGGTAAGGTTTTACTGATGGTGGGCTCGCAGGCCCCAGTTGGGATAGTGGAAGCCATGACGGGTcaaaagaatgatgatacTGTTCTATGATTTCACAAATAGACCACGAGGTTATAATAACCATGATTACTGAGGGTGGCCAAGAACAAAAATTGGTAGCGGGGCCCAGAAGGATGCCTTGGGGCCGAACTCCGCCTCATTCTCACGCTGACGCTGGGTGGGGCGAGGAATCGCTGATCTTATGAACTTTAGGTCAAAGAGACTAGGATGGTATTCCTGTATAATCTGCTTCAAACTTATTTTGGTACTATCTTCATAGACCCCCAGATCTCCTTGCACCAAAAAGCCGGCACAGCAATGAACCGGGAATATAGATCAACCGCTGAAGTCCTGGAATCGGTGCCATAGTTACGAAAACCTCAAACTCCGACAAGACTTTTTTCTAAGAATGCTTTCCTATCGCTCTTACAACCCTGAACCTGACAGTGGAAAGTCCCTCTCGCCTTGAGACTCATAGTAGTGTTGATATTCTGCAGCAACCAACTTATATGTATGAGTTCAATTTGCTGATCATAGGACATATCGAAAATGATTTCCTCGATGCTGTGGTTCTTGGGAATAGCCTTACAGGCAGTTCTCCAACTTTGTTCGAGTGCAGACATGTTCGGCCCTTTCATACAACCGTGCCTTTCTTCCAGAGTCAACAATTCATACGGAACGGTACGCAGGATCTTGAGACGTAGTTTGCGCATTCCATTGCGTATCTCCACATTCTCCGGCGTGGTATTCTCGAACATTTTCTTTAGCTCATTGGGATCTTGAAAGACGAAGACATACGTCGACAGGATCTTTCGGATATGATCTAGTGGGACCTCTGTGGCGGCTGAATTGACGGCTTCAACGTTACGGCACGCAACGTTTCCAAGATCGTTGATGGTGATGAGCAGTTCGTTGGCCATATTGTATTGGGAAGGTGAGAATCTCACTGTACGGGGTGAGTCGAGCTGCTACTAGATAGATGGGTTATCAAATCTGATGGAGGAGAAACATGACTTGGCTAGTGTGAACCGCCAGGACTTTGCCTTCAAGACAACGTGGGTTCACAGAATGATGTGACCAATGCATGTATGCGTGGCTTTTATATGATGATCCGTGACGTATCGcaaggggaagaggggatTAGTAATTATGAACCGGACTCACCTATAAAGGTTTGTTGCAGTGATTTTGGTTTCGTGGAATTCAACGTTGGATTGGCGAGGCGGTGACAAGTGCAGTGGATAGGTTGATTCATTGCCTATCAAATTCCTGATAGAACACCGGTTAACATTGATGGAAACGTAGCATGTGGGATCAAGAGGCTAGATGACAAATAAAAGCATTAGAACTAAAACCAAAAGCAATACCCCCGGTTCAACATAATATCAATGATTGAGTGAGTAAATGAATAATTTGTCCAATCCAAATGCAGATTAGAAAAGCGTTGACCATAGTTTACTACGTTCTTCAATCCAATGCTTTGGTATTTCCTTGTTGGCGCAGCTGATCAAATACCCATCCCGAGGTTATTGAAAGCTTTTGTTACGACACGACATCTGAAGC
This Aspergillus flavus chromosome 1, complete sequence DNA region includes the following protein-coding sequences:
- a CDS encoding putative sulfur metabolite repression control protein encodes the protein MASTIPTGACEPTISKTLPRDGLAVTACEMGTKYFVIAKEVALYLFNFADNSLIMLQERGNITWSLALHEDKNLLVTGGTEGVVRIWNIQTMSVIRSLKGHTATVRSLLIVDDTTLISGSRDSTICLWDLDSDATDPKLVLKGHAKTVRCLKVHGGVLVSAGYDGESRVWDIYTGQCLRVLKGHTGTLFALCFDGSRIVTGSLDSTIRVWDPRSGACLGVLSGHSGAVTRLFLQGDTLISADNAGTVKVWSLSNASGRTIAEEKDGSVISLAADGENILVGNTNGSVSLVPHESGTSRTLVAGADAVWSVGFKPSNRPLAVYLKGGDTQLAIF